The Brachyhypopomus gauderio isolate BG-103 chromosome 12, BGAUD_0.2, whole genome shotgun sequence genome window below encodes:
- the LOC143528889 gene encoding D-serine dehydratase — MADTAEFIKDLCTPAFVVDIDVVRRNAETMLERFQQLGVQLRPHMKTHKTLECADIMTGGSRRCIAVSTLAEASFYADHGYDDVLYAYPLPFDKVERCARLSERLALFHVLLDNKLALQQLTRRPLQRGKVWRVWMKLDCDNGRAGVLHSTQDALQLARDISETTGVELTGIYAHCGNTYGCKGKEQITAIAQETTTNILQFMERLKAIGIQGPKSSIGSTPSCSHPVPDMAMLSEVHPGNYVFYDVQQSLIGSCRLEDIAVRVVTRVIGHYPHRNQLLVDCGWAALSQDGGGRLPTGYAIIEGHAELKLTSMTQEHGRVEPLSGALDYSQFPLGSTLYLIPHHACATAMMHQVYNVHSKGKIVNTWKVFRGW; from the exons ATGGCCGACACCGCCGAGTTCATCAAGGATCTTTGCACTCCGGCGTTTGTCGTCGACATCGACGTCGTGAGAAGAAACGCAGAAACGATGCTGGAGCGTTTCCAACAGCTCGGAGTCCAGCTGCGACCTCACATGAAAACCCATAAAACCCT CGAATGCGCCGACATCATGACCGGCGGCTCTCGCCGCTGCATCGCCGTGTCCACCCTGGCCGAGGCGTCGTTCTACGCGGATCACGGCTACGACGACGTCCTGTACGCCTACCCGCTGCCCTTCGACAAGGTGGAGCGCTGCGCGCGCCTGTCAGAGAGGCTCGCGCTCTTCCACGTGCTGCTGGACAACAAGCTCGCACTGCAGCAGCTCACGCGCAGACCGCTGCAGCGAGGCAAAGTGTGGCGCGTGTGGATGAAGCTGGACTGTGACAACGGGAGAG CGGGAGTTCTTCACTCTACGCAGGATGCTCTGCAGTTGGCTCGGGACATTTCTGAAACTACAGGGGTGGAGCTAACCGGAATATATGCACATTGTGGAAACACTTACGGCTGTAAGGGGAAAGAGCAAATCACAGCTATTGCCCAAGAAACTACAACAAATATATTGCAGTTTATGGAGAG ACTAAAGGCCATTGGAATACAGGGTCCCAAATCTAGCATTGGCTCCACTCCATCTTGTAGCCACCCAGTTCCAGACATGGCTATGTTAAGTGAAGTCCACCCTGGGAACTATGTATTTTATG ATGTACAGCAGTCTTTGATTGGCTCCTGCAGACTTGAGGACATCGCAGTACGGGTGGTAACGAGGGTCATAGGTCACTACCCACACAGGAACCAGTTACTGGTGGACTGTGGATGGGCCGCTCTGAGCCAAGATGGCGGAGGGCGTTTACCTACAGGCTACGCCATCATTGAGGGTCATGCAGAACTCAA ACTCACTTCCATGACTCAGGAGCATGGTCGAGTAGAGCCCCTCTCTGGAGCTCTGGACTACAGCCAGTTCCCCTTGGGCTCCACGCTCTACCTTATACCGCACCAC GCTTGTGCTACAGCTATGATGCACCAGGTCTATAATGTTCATTCCAAAGGGAAGATTGTAAACACTTGGAAAGTCTTCCGTGGATGGTAG